From Anopheles funestus chromosome 3RL, idAnoFuneDA-416_04, whole genome shotgun sequence, a single genomic window includes:
- the LOC125769992 gene encoding U2 snRNP-associated SURP motif-containing protein isoform X2 codes for MGKRPMSRKEIEEQKKREDEAAAAHAFKEFVETFQEAPSKISKVWVKAGTYDAGSRKEDTKDRGKLYKPQSRLDMEHEKSMDYVKMVASESRKDSGAMGKKRNQEKKKSNLEMFKEELRQIQEEREERHKYKHMARTMLPGTSSTESDPVYKETESGSFDNGDPNTTNLYLGNLNPKISEQALMELFGKYGPLASIKIMWPRSEEEKMRNRNCGFVAYMSRRDAERALRALNGRDVMGYEMKLGWGKSVPIMTHPIYIPPKLLAYTLPPPPSGLPFNAQPHPSDLENIPKMTSGAYMAEPELKEQMDSVLVKSVVKVVIPTERPLLMLIHRMVEFVIREGPMFEALIMTKEMDNPMYKFLFENESPAHIYYRWKLFSLLQGDTPGDWRTKEFRMFKGGSIWKPPPINFYTQGMPDELLADEEGIEANKGNLSVAQRDRLEDLIRHLTPERQKIGDAMIFCIEHADAAEEICECITESLSSNETVVKKKVARIYLISDILHNSAVKVQNASFFRKAMEKNLLDIFRNLNAYYMQLDSRLKAEGFKSRVMGVFRAWEEWTIYPREFLVKLQHTFLGIQMMEKQPEEEPEEEKEDEDLDGVPLDGAALLKSAMMCGMTSGGGGGGGGGGTGGGGENRTPLLKHDIYSDEDDIDGMPLADDDIDGMPLDSAMEAGVMDGGRRGGTSISGSEGSGRPGKGKSAGGGSFIPSKWESVDAAQIEAQAITTSKWDTLDPVVPEPPKISLQKEGGAGLISSKYGSYSDDDDEDEDDDDDDAALRQEGEGGRTAPDQDELRRVRLREIEVKMVQYTDEFESGTKQVRTGWTLHEEIDSYRMKLMKEMAQELRARGREENTWVGSDDESRSRRGQKRTGSVESSRKHKRSRQSARSPASSGYGDRKRDSASPESKSSRRRHSTSTSDEDEHTTRTGDARYRYSSERSVSPGPAASSSSRTSKYDLLGSPARHGGSASESNYDKYERRDARDGRENRSLRDKKDTTRERMQLSHEREHHREHRDRPRETDSRSSHGRERDRERERDRSARDQQQRDREREYERDREVDGDAGGSSSRYRERERAKEGYSSSSGGSRKDSSTSSKYDDRAHGKRYR; via the exons ATGGGGAAGCGTCCCATGTCACGGAAGGAAATTGAAGAGCAAAAGAAGCGCGAGGACGAAGCGGCAGCAGCCCAC GCTTTCAAAGAATTTGTGGAAACATTTCAAGAAGCACCATCCAAAATATCGAAGGTATGGGTAAAGGCCGGGACGTACGATGCGGGCTCGAGAA AAGAGGACACCAAAGACAGGGGCAAACTGTACAAGCCCCAGTCCCGTCTCGATATGGAGCACGAGAAGTCGATGGATTACGTGAAGATGGTTGCAAGCGAAAGCCGCAAAGATTCGGGCGCGATGGGCAAAAAGCGAAAtcaggagaagaaaaagagcaaTCTGGAAATGTTTAAAGAGGAACTGCGCCAGATACAGGAAGAGCGTGAGGAGCGGCACAAGTACAAGCATATGGCTCGAACGATGCTGCCCGGTACTAGTTCCACCGAATCGGATCCCGTGTACAAGGAGACGGAATCCGGCTCGTTCGATAATGGCGATCCGAACACAACTAATTTGTATCTGGGAAATCTAAACCCAAAG ATCTCAGAGCAAGCGCTAATGGAGCTGTTTGGCAAGTATGGACCACTGGcaagtattaaaattatgtgGCCCCGTTCGGAGGAGGAAAAGATGCGCAATCGTAACTGTGGCTTCGTTGCGTACATGAGCCGGCGTGATGCGGAACGTGCGCTGCGGGCATTGAACGGGCGTGATGTGATGGGGTACGAGATGAAGCTTGGTTGGGGCAAATCGGTCCCCATCATGACACACCCGATCTACATACCGCCGAAACTGTTGGCCTACACACTACCACCGCCACCGTCCGGTTTACCCTTCAACGCACAGCCCCATCCGTCGGATTTGGAAAACATTCCCAAGATGACATCGGGCGCTTACATGGCGGAACCGGAGCTGAAGGAACAGATGGACTCGGTACTGGTGAAGTCGGTGGTGAAGGTGGTCATACCGACTGAACGGCCGCTGCTGATGCTTATCCATCGGATGGTAGAGTTTGTCATACGCGAAGGCCCGATGTTCGAAGCGTTAATTATGACGAAGGAGATGGACAATCCGATGTACAA aTTTTTGTTCGAAAATGAAAGTCCCGCACACATTTACTATCGCTGGAAGTTGTTCTCGCTGCTGCAAGGGGACACACCGGGCGACTGGAGAACGAAGGAGTTTCGTATGTTTAAGGGTGGATCTATATGGAAGCCGCCGCCGATTAATTTCTACACGCAAGGTATGCCGGACGAGCTGCTTGCCGATGAGGAAGGAATTGAAGCGAACAAAGGGAATCTGTCCGTGGC CCAACGGGACCGGTTGGAAGATCTTATCCGACATCTTACACCGGAACGGcagaagattggcgatgcgatGATATTCTGCATCGAGCATGCGGACGCGGCAGAGGAAATATGCGAATGCATCACGGAATCGTTGTCATCGAACGAAACGGTGGTAAAGAAAAAGGTTGCCCGCATCTATCTGATCTCGGACATACTGCACAACTCGGCCGTGAAGGTCCAGAATGCAAGCTTTTTCCGCAAGGCGATGGAGAAAAATTTGCTCGACATTTTCCGCAACCTGAACGCGTACTACATGCAGCTGGACAGTCGCCTCAAGGCGGAAGGTTTCAAGAGCCGCGTGATGGGCGTGTTTCGTGCATGGGAAGAGTGGACGATCTATCCGCGCGAGTTTCTCGTCAAGCTGCAGCACACCTTTTTGGGCATTCAAATG atGGAAAAACAACCGGAAGAGGAACCGGAAGAGGAGAAAGAGGATGAAGATTTGGATGGTGTGCCGCTGGATGGGGCCGCACTGCTTAAAAGTGCAATGATGTGTGGTATGACGAGtggaggaggtggtggtggtggtggtggtggaactGGAGGTGGAGGAGAGAATCGGACGCCATTGCTGAAGCATGATATCTACAGCGATGAGGACGATATTGATGGAATGCCGTTGGCAGACGATGATATAGACGGGATGCCGTTGGATAGTGCAATGGAAGCGGGTGTAATGGATGGTGGTCGAAGGGGTGGTACATCTATTTCCGGTAGCGAAGGATCGGGTCGGCCAGGGAAAG GGAAATCTGCCGGCGGTGGTTCATTTATTCCCTCGAAATGGGAATCGGTCGATGCGGCACAGATTGAAGCGCAAGCGATTACTACCAGCAAATGGGATACGTTGGATCCGGTCGTACCGGAACCGCCGAAGATCAGTCTGCAAAAGGAAGGTGGTGCGGGACTGATCAGCAGTAAGTACGGCAGCTACagtgatgatgacgacgaggatgaggatgatgacgatgacgatgcaGCACTGCGTCAGGAAGGGGAAGGAGGACGCACGGCACCGGATCAGGATGAATTGCGACGGGTACGGTTGCGTGAAATCGAGGTCAAGATGGTACAGTATACGGATGAGTTTGAGTCCGGTACGAAACAGGTGCGCACTGGTTGGACACTGCACGAAGAGATCGATAGTTACCGGATGAAGTTGATGAAGGAGATGGCACAGGAACTGCGGGCGCGCGGACGCGAAGAAAACACCTGGGTCGGTTCGGACGATGAGAGTCGTTCGCGAAGAGGTCAGAAACGTACCGGCAGTGTGGAAAG CTCCAGGAAACACAAACGCAGCCGTCAGTCGGCTCGTTCACCGGCCAGCAGTGGATATGGCGATCGTAAGCGGGATTCTGCTTCGCCCGAGTCTAAATCTTCCCGGCGCAGACATTCCACCAGTACGTCGGATGAGGATGAACACACGACCAGAACGGGTGACGCTCGCTATCGTTACTCGTCCGAGCGCTCGGTTTCACCCGGTCCGGCTGCATCCAGTTCGTCGCGCACTAGCAAATATGATCTGCTCGGTTCACCGGCCCGTCACGGTGGTTCGGCAAGTGAATCCAACTACGATAAGTATGAGCGGCGTGATGCAAGGGACGGTCGGGAAAATCGATCGCTACGGGACAAAAAGGATACAACGCGCGAACGGATGCAGCTATCGCACGAACGCGAACATCATCGGGAACATCGTGATCGGCCACGTGAAACTGATTCACGCAGTTCACACGGACGTGAGCGCGATCGGGAGCGGGAACGTGATCGAAGTGCGAGAGATCAGCAACAGCGTGATCGGGAGCGTGAGTACGAGCGCGATCGGGAAGTAGACGGTGATGCTGGTGGATCATCCTCACGCTATCGGGAACGGGAACGTGCGAAAGAAGGATACAGTAGTAGTAGCGGTGGAAGTAGGAAGGATTCTTCCACCAGCTCAAAGTATGACGATAGGGCACACGGCAAGCGGTATAGGTAA
- the LOC125769992 gene encoding U2 snRNP-associated SURP motif-containing protein isoform X1 yields the protein MGKRPMSRKEIEEQKKREDEAAAAHAFKEFVETFQEAPSKISKVWVKAGTYDAGSRKEDTKDRGKLYKPQSRLDMEHEKSMDYVKMVASESRKDSGAMGKKRNQEKKKSNLEMFKEELRQIQEEREERHKYKHMARTMLPGTSSTESDPVYKETESGSFDNGDPNTTNLYLGNLNPKISEQALMELFGKYGPLASIKIMWPRSEEEKMRNRNCGFVAYMSRRDAERALRALNGRDVMGYEMKLGWGKSVPIMTHPIYIPPKLLAYTLPPPPSGLPFNAQPHPSDLENIPKMTSGAYMAEPELKEQMDSVLVKSVVKVVIPTERPLLMLIHRMVEFVIREGPMFEALIMTKEMDNPMYKFLFENESPAHIYYRWKLFSLLQGDTPGDWRTKEFRMFKGGSIWKPPPINFYTQGMPDELLADEEGIEANKGNLSVAQRDRLEDLIRHLTPERQKIGDAMIFCIEHADAAEEICECITESLSSNETVVKKKVARIYLISDILHNSAVKVQNASFFRKAMEKNLLDIFRNLNAYYMQLDSRLKAEGFKSRVMGVFRAWEEWTIYPREFLVKLQHTFLGIQMMEKQPEEEPEEEKEDEDLDGVPLDGAALLKSAMMCGMTSGGGGGGGGGGTGGGGENRTPLLKHDIYSDEDDIDGMPLADDDIDGMPLDSAMEAGVMDGGRRGGTSISGSEGSGRPGKGKSAGGGSFIPSKWESVDAAQIEAQAITTSKWDTLDPVVPEPPKISLQKEGGAGLISSKYGSYSDDDDEDEDDDDDDAALRQEGEGGRTAPDQDELRRVRLREIEVKMVQYTDEFESGTKQVRTGWTLHEEIDSYRMKLMKEMAQELRARGREENTWVGSDDESRSRRGQKRTGSVESSSRKHKRSRQSARSPASSGYGDRKRDSASPESKSSRRRHSTSTSDEDEHTTRTGDARYRYSSERSVSPGPAASSSSRTSKYDLLGSPARHGGSASESNYDKYERRDARDGRENRSLRDKKDTTRERMQLSHEREHHREHRDRPRETDSRSSHGRERDRERERDRSARDQQQRDREREYERDREVDGDAGGSSSRYRERERAKEGYSSSSGGSRKDSSTSSKYDDRAHGKRYR from the exons ATGGGGAAGCGTCCCATGTCACGGAAGGAAATTGAAGAGCAAAAGAAGCGCGAGGACGAAGCGGCAGCAGCCCAC GCTTTCAAAGAATTTGTGGAAACATTTCAAGAAGCACCATCCAAAATATCGAAGGTATGGGTAAAGGCCGGGACGTACGATGCGGGCTCGAGAA AAGAGGACACCAAAGACAGGGGCAAACTGTACAAGCCCCAGTCCCGTCTCGATATGGAGCACGAGAAGTCGATGGATTACGTGAAGATGGTTGCAAGCGAAAGCCGCAAAGATTCGGGCGCGATGGGCAAAAAGCGAAAtcaggagaagaaaaagagcaaTCTGGAAATGTTTAAAGAGGAACTGCGCCAGATACAGGAAGAGCGTGAGGAGCGGCACAAGTACAAGCATATGGCTCGAACGATGCTGCCCGGTACTAGTTCCACCGAATCGGATCCCGTGTACAAGGAGACGGAATCCGGCTCGTTCGATAATGGCGATCCGAACACAACTAATTTGTATCTGGGAAATCTAAACCCAAAG ATCTCAGAGCAAGCGCTAATGGAGCTGTTTGGCAAGTATGGACCACTGGcaagtattaaaattatgtgGCCCCGTTCGGAGGAGGAAAAGATGCGCAATCGTAACTGTGGCTTCGTTGCGTACATGAGCCGGCGTGATGCGGAACGTGCGCTGCGGGCATTGAACGGGCGTGATGTGATGGGGTACGAGATGAAGCTTGGTTGGGGCAAATCGGTCCCCATCATGACACACCCGATCTACATACCGCCGAAACTGTTGGCCTACACACTACCACCGCCACCGTCCGGTTTACCCTTCAACGCACAGCCCCATCCGTCGGATTTGGAAAACATTCCCAAGATGACATCGGGCGCTTACATGGCGGAACCGGAGCTGAAGGAACAGATGGACTCGGTACTGGTGAAGTCGGTGGTGAAGGTGGTCATACCGACTGAACGGCCGCTGCTGATGCTTATCCATCGGATGGTAGAGTTTGTCATACGCGAAGGCCCGATGTTCGAAGCGTTAATTATGACGAAGGAGATGGACAATCCGATGTACAA aTTTTTGTTCGAAAATGAAAGTCCCGCACACATTTACTATCGCTGGAAGTTGTTCTCGCTGCTGCAAGGGGACACACCGGGCGACTGGAGAACGAAGGAGTTTCGTATGTTTAAGGGTGGATCTATATGGAAGCCGCCGCCGATTAATTTCTACACGCAAGGTATGCCGGACGAGCTGCTTGCCGATGAGGAAGGAATTGAAGCGAACAAAGGGAATCTGTCCGTGGC CCAACGGGACCGGTTGGAAGATCTTATCCGACATCTTACACCGGAACGGcagaagattggcgatgcgatGATATTCTGCATCGAGCATGCGGACGCGGCAGAGGAAATATGCGAATGCATCACGGAATCGTTGTCATCGAACGAAACGGTGGTAAAGAAAAAGGTTGCCCGCATCTATCTGATCTCGGACATACTGCACAACTCGGCCGTGAAGGTCCAGAATGCAAGCTTTTTCCGCAAGGCGATGGAGAAAAATTTGCTCGACATTTTCCGCAACCTGAACGCGTACTACATGCAGCTGGACAGTCGCCTCAAGGCGGAAGGTTTCAAGAGCCGCGTGATGGGCGTGTTTCGTGCATGGGAAGAGTGGACGATCTATCCGCGCGAGTTTCTCGTCAAGCTGCAGCACACCTTTTTGGGCATTCAAATG atGGAAAAACAACCGGAAGAGGAACCGGAAGAGGAGAAAGAGGATGAAGATTTGGATGGTGTGCCGCTGGATGGGGCCGCACTGCTTAAAAGTGCAATGATGTGTGGTATGACGAGtggaggaggtggtggtggtggtggtggtggaactGGAGGTGGAGGAGAGAATCGGACGCCATTGCTGAAGCATGATATCTACAGCGATGAGGACGATATTGATGGAATGCCGTTGGCAGACGATGATATAGACGGGATGCCGTTGGATAGTGCAATGGAAGCGGGTGTAATGGATGGTGGTCGAAGGGGTGGTACATCTATTTCCGGTAGCGAAGGATCGGGTCGGCCAGGGAAAG GGAAATCTGCCGGCGGTGGTTCATTTATTCCCTCGAAATGGGAATCGGTCGATGCGGCACAGATTGAAGCGCAAGCGATTACTACCAGCAAATGGGATACGTTGGATCCGGTCGTACCGGAACCGCCGAAGATCAGTCTGCAAAAGGAAGGTGGTGCGGGACTGATCAGCAGTAAGTACGGCAGCTACagtgatgatgacgacgaggatgaggatgatgacgatgacgatgcaGCACTGCGTCAGGAAGGGGAAGGAGGACGCACGGCACCGGATCAGGATGAATTGCGACGGGTACGGTTGCGTGAAATCGAGGTCAAGATGGTACAGTATACGGATGAGTTTGAGTCCGGTACGAAACAGGTGCGCACTGGTTGGACACTGCACGAAGAGATCGATAGTTACCGGATGAAGTTGATGAAGGAGATGGCACAGGAACTGCGGGCGCGCGGACGCGAAGAAAACACCTGGGTCGGTTCGGACGATGAGAGTCGTTCGCGAAGAGGTCAGAAACGTACCGGCAGTGTGGAAAG CAGCTCCAGGAAACACAAACGCAGCCGTCAGTCGGCTCGTTCACCGGCCAGCAGTGGATATGGCGATCGTAAGCGGGATTCTGCTTCGCCCGAGTCTAAATCTTCCCGGCGCAGACATTCCACCAGTACGTCGGATGAGGATGAACACACGACCAGAACGGGTGACGCTCGCTATCGTTACTCGTCCGAGCGCTCGGTTTCACCCGGTCCGGCTGCATCCAGTTCGTCGCGCACTAGCAAATATGATCTGCTCGGTTCACCGGCCCGTCACGGTGGTTCGGCAAGTGAATCCAACTACGATAAGTATGAGCGGCGTGATGCAAGGGACGGTCGGGAAAATCGATCGCTACGGGACAAAAAGGATACAACGCGCGAACGGATGCAGCTATCGCACGAACGCGAACATCATCGGGAACATCGTGATCGGCCACGTGAAACTGATTCACGCAGTTCACACGGACGTGAGCGCGATCGGGAGCGGGAACGTGATCGAAGTGCGAGAGATCAGCAACAGCGTGATCGGGAGCGTGAGTACGAGCGCGATCGGGAAGTAGACGGTGATGCTGGTGGATCATCCTCACGCTATCGGGAACGGGAACGTGCGAAAGAAGGATACAGTAGTAGTAGCGGTGGAAGTAGGAAGGATTCTTCCACCAGCTCAAAGTATGACGATAGGGCACACGGCAAGCGGTATAGGTAA
- the LOC125769997 gene encoding kelch domain-containing protein 4: MGRKDKNKKKGKGAEKTSMKTDKKLVAKQKKLLAKLGEEDIENIVAKYETKDTKSSDLTEIVCPPPTARVNVGICAHPGDREEIFIHGGEFFNGQQTVIYGDFYAYNVAKNEWKTLKSSICPAPRSGHQMVSVATDGGQLWLFGGEYASPSQLQFYHFRDLWVYRMVKKQWEKINAPNGPSARSGHRMVVTRKKLFVFGGFHDNNASYRYFNDLYAFSLENYTWTKIEAAGTAPPPRSGCCMVANTDGKILIWGGYSKTNVKKEIDRGTTHTDMFALVADKQDAKGQQSYKWTSVKASGKKPAPRSGMAVAIAPNGKAYAFGGVMDTEEDEEDVRGLFSSELHALDTGACTWRKIELAAKARKSAQPKPADVDMNEEEKQSIESKKIVSDDGVFTMTVGGSSGGTPKGTSKEEASDSGTLDLGGPSPRMNAATVVCKGQLYVYGGLFESGSRQFTLSDLHSLDLHKVDVWKTLIANSLNSSEWLGSDSEGDSSDDDDEDDDDDDDDDDDDDDDSSEDDSSGMETE, from the exons ATGGGACGaaaggataaaaacaaaaagaaaggtaAAGGAGCCGAAAAAACGTCCATGAAAACGGACAAAAAGCTCGTCGCTAAGCAGAAGAAGCTGCTTGCCAAACTTGGGGAA GAAGACATCGAAAACATTGTTGCCAAATACGAAACGAAGGATACAAAATCGTCCGATCTGACCGAAATCGTCTGTCCGCCACCGACGGCTCGTGTTAACGTTGGCATCTGTGCACATCCGGGCGATCGGGAGGAAATATTCATCCATGGTGGTGAGTTTTTTAACGGTCAACAGACCGTTATCTATGGTGACTTTTACGCGTACAACGTGGCAAAGAATGAGTGGAAAACGCTCAAATCATCCATCTGTCCGGCACCGCGCAGTGGTCACCAGATGGTATCGGTCGCAACGGATGGTGGACAGCTATGGTTGTTTGGGGGTGAATATGCATCACCTTCTCAACTTCAGTTCTATCACTTTCGCGACCTGTGGGTGTACCGAATGGTGAAGAAACAGTGGGAAAAGATAAACGCTCCGAATGGTCCCAGCGCACGTAGCGGCCATAGAATGGTGGTCACACGCAAGAAACTGTTCGTGTTCGGTGGCTTTCACGATAATAACGCGTCCTATCGGTACTTTAACGATCTGTATGCATTCTCGCTGGAAAATTATACCTGGACAAAGATTGAAGCTGCCGGGACGGCACCACCACCCCGGTCCGGTTGCTGCATGGTAGCGAACACGGATGGCAAAATTCTCATCTGGGGCGGTTACTCCAAAACCAACGTGAAGAAGGAAATCGATCGTGGCACAACGCACACGGATATGTTCGCACTGGTGGCAGATAAGCAGGACGCAAAGGGTCAGCAAAGCTACAAATGGACCAGTGTGAAGGCAAGCGGTAAAAAGCCAGCTCCACGCAGTGGCATGGCGGTGGCAATTGCACCGAACGGTAAGGCGTACGCATTCGGTGGCGTCATGGATACGGAAGAGGATGAAGAGGACGTTAGGGGATTGTTTAGCAGTGAGTTGCATGCACTCGATACCGGTGCTTGTACCTGGCGTAAGATAGAACTGGCGGCAAAAGCACGAAAAAGTGCCCAGCCGAAGCCGGCTGATGTGGACATGaatgaggaagaaaaacaatcgatcGAATCGAAGAAAATCGTATCGGATGATGGTGTTTTCACCATGACCGTTGGTGGCAGTAGTGGAGGAACACCGAAAGGAACCAGCAAGGAGGAAGCGAGTGATAGTGGTACACTGGATCTTGGAGGACCATCGCCGAGAATGAATGCGGCCACCGTTGTGTGTAAGGGACAGCTGTACGTGTACGGTGGACTATTTGAATCTGGCTCAAGACAGTTCACGTTAAGCGATCTGCATTCCTTAG ATCTTCATAAGGTGGATGTGTGGAAAACGTTGATTGCAAACAGCTTAAACTCAAGCGAATGGCTTGGTTCCGATAGTGAAGGAGACTCTtccgatgatgacgatgaggacgatgatgacgacgacgatgatgatgatgacgatgacgacgatagTTCGGAAGATGATTCTTCTGGCATGGAAACGGAATGA